A region from the Peromyscus maniculatus bairdii isolate BWxNUB_F1_BW_parent chromosome 5, HU_Pman_BW_mat_3.1, whole genome shotgun sequence genome encodes:
- the LOC102908714 gene encoding LOW QUALITY PROTEIN: zinc finger protein 322 (The sequence of the model RefSeq protein was modified relative to this genomic sequence to represent the inferred CDS: inserted 1 base in 1 codon), giving the protein MYHLISRSYQENDYENGSRRPMENHLERSHRKCTLQKRDVTRELKKEKYTMYALRRXKKIYIHVHEITQIDNQIYQCLEREQNFCENLARMCEKTYTGEKPYRCDMCEKTFIQSSDLISHQRIHNYEKPYKCSKCEKSFWHHLALSGHQRTHAGKKFYTCDICGKNFGQSSDLLVHQRSHTGEKPYLCSECDKCFSRSTNLIRHRRTHTGEKPFKCLECEKAFSGKSDLISHQRTHTGERPYKCNKCEKSYRHRSAFIVHKRVHTGEKPYKCGACEKCFGQKSDLIVHQRVHTGEKPYKCLECMRSFTRSANLIRHQATHTHTFKCLEYEKSFNCGSDLIVHQRIHMEEKPHQWSMCESGFFLGMDFVAQQKMRTQTEELHYKYSVCDKGFHRSSALLQHQTVHIGEDYICNGSEKGLDLSSHASETSRMS; this is encoded by the exons ATGTATCATCTCATTAGCAGGAG TTACCAGGAAAATGACTATGAAAACGGCTCAAGAAGACCAATGGAAAACCACTTAGAACGGAGCCATAGAAAATGTACACTTCAGAAGAGAGATGTAACCAGagaactcaaaaaagaaaaatataccatGTATGCCCTCAGAA GGAAAAAGATTTATATTCATGTACATGAGATTACTCAAATAGATAATCAAATATATCAGTGCCTTGAACGTGAACAGAACTTTTGTGAAAACTTAGCACGTATGTGTGAGAAAACATATACTGGGGAGAAACCTTATAGATGTGATATGTGTGAGAAAACCTTCATCCAAAGTTCAGATCTTATTTCACACCAGAGGATCCATAATTATGAGAAACCTTATAAGTGTAGCAAATGTGAGAAGAGCTTTTGGCACCACTTAGCCCTCTCAGGACACCAGAgaacacatgcaggtaaaaagtTTTATACCTGTGACATCTGTGGCAAGAACTTTGGTCAGAGCTCTGATCTGCTTGTCCACCAACGAAGCCATACAGGGGAAAAACCTTATCTGTGTAGTGAGTGTGATAAATGCTTCAGTCGAAGTACAAATCTCATAAGGCACCGAAGAACTCACACAGGTGAGAAACCATTTAAGTGTCTGGAGTGTGAAAAAGCTTTTAGTGGGAAATCGGATCTTATTAGCCACCAAAGGACTCATACCGGTGAAAGACCCTACAAATGCAATAAATGTGAGAAAAGTTACCGACACCGTTCAGCCTTCATTGTACATAAAAGAGTCCATACCGGGGAGAAGCCGTACAAGTGTGGTGCCTGTGAGAAGTGCTTTGGCCAGAAATCAGACCTTATTGTACACCAGAGAGTCCATACCGGTGAGAAACCATATAAATGCTTGGAGTGCATGAGAAGTTTTACCCGGAGTGCCAACCTAATTAGGCACCAGGCAACTCACACTCATACTTTCAAATGCCTTGAATATGAGAAAAGTTTCAACTGTGGCTCAGACCTTATTGTGCATCAGAGAATTCACATGGAAGAAAAACCACACCAATGGTCTATGTGTGAGAGCGGTTTCTTCCTGGGTATGGACTTCGTTGCCCAGCAGAAAATGAGGACTCAAACAGAGGAGCTACATTATAAATACAGTGTATGTGATAAAGGCTTTCATCGTAGCTCAGCCCTTCTTCAGCATCAGACAGTACACATTGGTGAAGACTACATCTGTAATGGGAGTGAAAAAGGTCTGGATCTTAGCTCTCATGCATCGGAAACCTCACGGATGTCTTGA